From a single Parafrankia discariae genomic region:
- a CDS encoding alpha/beta hydrolase family esterase, translating to MAGKSGDRWIRRILCATAALACVTACGTGGGEPAAPAGAGAAAAAAAAGPAGTAAPATTAGCGAAPAAAPVAGPRVLRHDGAERTYLLALPTGYDGRTPAPVVLDFHGFKADKETQEGRSAMGRLGADRGFVVVTPDALGEPRRWNTPGAPEAADDFGFVAALLDDLGAQLCLDPGRVYAAGHSNGAEFAAALVCRQAPRFAGVAMVSSTSLATCPPGTAPATMAVHGTADPSVPYAGGVISGSTTRVPPATRVIDEYARRYACAPAVLRTVAGMGVERSRRTGCAGGAEVVLDTVVGGTHAWPSSPDALADRADSPAGRTYQATLAILDFFAGH from the coding sequence GTGGCCGGAAAATCGGGTGACAGGTGGATCCGTCGAATCCTGTGCGCGACGGCCGCCCTGGCGTGCGTGACCGCCTGTGGCACAGGCGGTGGCGAGCCGGCCGCACCAGCCGGGGCGGGGGCGGCGGCAGCGGCGGCAGCGGCCGGGCCGGCCGGTACGGCGGCACCCGCGACCACGGCCGGCTGCGGGGCGGCCCCCGCCGCCGCGCCGGTCGCGGGCCCGCGGGTCCTGCGGCACGACGGCGCCGAGCGCACCTATCTGCTGGCCCTGCCGACCGGCTACGACGGGCGGACCCCGGCGCCGGTCGTCCTCGACTTCCACGGCTTCAAGGCGGACAAGGAGACCCAGGAGGGCCGCAGTGCCATGGGCCGGCTCGGGGCCGACCGCGGCTTCGTCGTCGTGACGCCGGACGCGCTCGGCGAGCCGCGCCGCTGGAACACCCCGGGCGCGCCGGAGGCGGCCGACGACTTCGGCTTCGTCGCCGCGCTGCTCGACGACCTCGGCGCCCAGCTGTGTCTCGACCCCGGCCGGGTCTACGCGGCCGGGCACTCCAACGGCGCCGAGTTCGCCGCCGCGCTGGTGTGCCGCCAGGCGCCGCGGTTCGCCGGCGTCGCGATGGTCTCCTCGACCAGCCTCGCGACCTGCCCGCCCGGCACCGCCCCGGCGACCATGGCGGTCCACGGGACGGCGGATCCGTCCGTGCCGTACGCCGGGGGCGTGATCAGCGGTTCGACCACCCGGGTCCCGCCCGCGACGCGGGTGATCGACGAGTACGCGCGGCGCTACGCCTGCGCGCCGGCCGTGCTGCGCACCGTCGCCGGGATGGGGGTGGAACGGTCGCGGCGCACCGGCTGCGCGGGCGGCGCCGAGGTCGTCCTCGACACCGTCGTCGGCGGGACGCACGCCTGGCCGAGCAGCCCCGACGCGCTCGCCGACCGCGCCGACTCGCCGGCCGGCCGCACCTACCAGGCGACCCTCGCCATCCTGGACTTCTTCGCCGGGCACTGA